From a single Lewinella sp. LCG006 genomic region:
- a CDS encoding gliding motility-associated C-terminal domain-containing protein, translated as MTEENNIVAFLSGPSTPNIIQLHYDASGNFLEGRKSEFLEGGWNTSALRGNYFANSEYLLYNLFRGGAAANSKTALFIYNLQNGDYKIKQLSNQYLRKESFTLSSNGEKVLTSQHLSPIGDNGRKFLGLTLLDLGTTDSEWDYYYELSPALFSSMQSIWPQSVLTNSNQQFISLQGISTVGSPINYTTLLEIDTLGQLQRNLRIADSTLYAYDIIEDDFGNYYLYGTTESPTVAFENDAFIAKLDANWNVLWARRLHAEEFSFYRMQLSIANNGDAVFSYATFGNFPIIAGRLSANGELLDYQGYSAYDPQLGVTSNQETVFLSERIYEASDWRRGILLSKTNANGIFEECDTYVACLEVSPLEFPTDTLNWVRSLSNPLVNLDEEVTVTPFTATTVDFCGTPDFPSPEFSVPSLLCPEQPLVADSLNNTLANTVFWQITGTDLDTFLMDRTLMYTFLDTGVYDITQYLYVLGCEYTSRRSVRVSSRDQFRFLPADTFVCETTLLLEPSIADFPDSTVFNWQDDPGSGINRNINQSGSYILEAMTDGCLFRDSIWIDFANELSPPFEILIPVSDTICEADLPYTLEVSSNYSDLFWIDNDSFSSNQAYLIEQEGSYEVSTSFENCIFRERFELVVSDCLVDIFIPNVFSPNNDGTNDELRAFGQHFIPRRLSIYDRWGGLVHDTQQAPFTWDGNGLNRRSSGKGVYVVVFEYFNLLSGSIGVTTQDVLLIK; from the coding sequence TTGACCGAAGAAAATAATATTGTAGCATTCTTAAGTGGGCCATCAACACCTAATATCATTCAACTACACTATGATGCTTCCGGTAATTTCTTAGAAGGTCGCAAATCTGAATTTCTTGAAGGCGGCTGGAACACTTCTGCGCTCAGAGGAAATTATTTTGCTAACAGTGAATATTTACTTTATAACCTTTTTCGAGGTGGTGCTGCTGCCAATTCCAAAACCGCCTTGTTTATTTATAACCTGCAGAACGGCGACTATAAAATCAAACAACTGAGCAATCAATACTTGCGAAAAGAATCATTTACCCTCTCATCAAATGGAGAAAAAGTATTGACTTCACAGCATTTGTCACCAATAGGTGATAATGGTCGTAAATTCCTGGGCCTGACTTTACTTGATTTGGGTACTACTGATAGCGAATGGGATTATTACTACGAACTATCACCAGCACTATTCTCTAGTATGCAATCTATCTGGCCTCAGAGCGTACTTACCAATTCGAATCAACAATTTATCAGCCTTCAAGGAATATCTACTGTAGGCTCCCCAATCAATTATACCACTCTACTGGAAATCGATACGCTTGGACAATTACAACGCAACCTGAGAATTGCCGACAGCACACTGTACGCTTATGACATTATAGAAGATGATTTCGGCAATTACTACCTCTACGGCACCACTGAATCTCCTACTGTAGCTTTTGAAAACGATGCCTTCATCGCCAAACTCGACGCGAACTGGAACGTGCTTTGGGCCAGACGCCTACACGCAGAGGAATTTTCTTTCTACCGAATGCAACTCAGTATTGCCAATAACGGAGATGCAGTCTTTTCGTACGCTACTTTCGGTAATTTTCCGATCATCGCTGGTCGGCTTTCTGCCAATGGTGAATTGCTGGACTACCAAGGTTATTCTGCTTACGATCCACAATTGGGAGTTACCAGTAACCAGGAGACTGTTTTTTTGAGTGAGCGTATTTACGAAGCCTCGGATTGGAGAAGGGGTATACTCCTTTCAAAAACCAATGCAAACGGCATCTTCGAAGAATGTGATACTTATGTAGCGTGCCTTGAAGTATCACCGCTTGAATTCCCTACCGATACACTTAATTGGGTACGCTCTCTCTCCAATCCTCTGGTAAATCTCGACGAGGAAGTTACCGTCACGCCATTTACAGCCACAACGGTCGATTTTTGTGGCACACCGGATTTTCCTTCCCCTGAATTTTCGGTGCCGTCACTCTTATGCCCAGAGCAGCCTCTAGTTGCTGACAGCTTGAATAACACGCTGGCAAACACCGTATTCTGGCAAATTACAGGAACCGATCTTGATACTTTTCTCATGGATCGTACACTGATGTATACTTTTTTAGACACTGGGGTATATGACATCACGCAGTATCTCTACGTTTTGGGTTGTGAGTATACCTCTAGACGTAGCGTTCGCGTATCCTCTCGTGATCAATTCCGATTTTTGCCCGCAGATACCTTTGTTTGTGAAACAACTTTGCTCCTTGAGCCGTCCATAGCTGATTTTCCTGATTCCACTGTTTTTAATTGGCAGGATGATCCCGGTAGCGGCATCAATAGAAACATCAACCAATCTGGCAGCTATATCCTGGAAGCAATGACGGATGGTTGTTTGTTTCGAGATTCTATCTGGATAGACTTTGCCAATGAGTTGTCTCCACCCTTTGAAATCCTTATCCCGGTATCTGACACGATATGTGAAGCTGATTTACCTTATACGCTGGAAGTTTCCAGTAATTATAGCGATTTGTTCTGGATTGATAATGATAGTTTTTCCAGCAATCAGGCTTACCTCATTGAACAAGAAGGAAGCTATGAAGTCAGTACAAGCTTCGAAAACTGCATTTTCCGAGAACGCTTCGAATTGGTAGTATCCGACTGCTTAGTTGATATTTTTATTCCTAATGTGTTTAGCCCAAATAACGATGGTACGAACGATGAATTACGTGCTTTCGGTCAGCACTTTATACCTCGCAGGCTAAGCATTTATGATCGTTGGGGAGGCTTGGTACATGATACTCAACAGGCCCCTTTTACTTGGGATGGTAATGGGCTTAATCGTCGTTCTTCTGGAAAAGGGGTATACGTCGTAGTCTTCGAATACTTCAATCTTTTATCGGGATCAATTGGAGTTACTACCCAAGATGTACTTCTAATTAAGTAG
- a CDS encoding glycosyltransferase: MKLSVVIVNYNVRYFLEQTLLSVRKAAAHVATEVFVVDNNSVDDSVSMVREKFPEVQLIANQDNPGFSIANNQAIRIAKGEYVLLLNPDTLVEEDTFAHCVAFMDAHPEAGGLGVRMIDGAGKFLPESKRGFPSPWVAFAKTFGLARVFPSSPHFNHYHLGYLSEHETHEIEVLSGAFMFMRRSALDKVGLLDEAFFMYGEDIDLSYRIVQGGYKNYYLPTTTIIHYKGESTKKGSLNYVKAFYQAMIIFARKHFQGGQARLFVAMLQGAIYLRAGMTLMSNAIRKIYLPLLEGILIYLGLIFLQNFWANYHFQDPDYYEPAVRYVNFPLYVFIWLGSNFFAGAYDEPFRLRRLLRGLVTGTLVLAATYGFLEQEYRSSRALILLGAVWAFGATLMTRMVLYFLRYKSLAIGQEQQRRLVLIGSEEEAARALQLLQQANVRTNLVGRVAPETKEAGTLGILHQLDEIVRIYRIEELIFCSRDLPAQSIMKWMSTLGPKMLYKILPEDSLSIIGSHSKNHSGELYTIDVQFAIAQPLLRRNKRLFDVGMSLFLLLFFPLVSLLVKKPLGLLQNISKVMIGRLSWVGYADATSSKELLPKIKPGVLNPVLPLNIRQPDEATVHRLNLLYAKDYQLWMDLDIVWKGRGELGR, encoded by the coding sequence ATGAAGCTCAGCGTCGTTATCGTCAATTACAATGTCCGGTATTTTCTGGAGCAAACACTTCTTTCCGTCCGAAAGGCGGCCGCTCACGTAGCTACCGAAGTGTTTGTGGTGGACAATAATTCGGTCGACGATTCGGTGAGCATGGTGCGCGAAAAATTTCCCGAAGTTCAGCTGATCGCCAATCAAGACAATCCCGGTTTTTCGATTGCCAATAACCAGGCTATTCGCATAGCAAAAGGCGAATACGTACTGCTCCTCAACCCCGACACCCTGGTAGAGGAAGATACTTTTGCGCATTGTGTTGCCTTCATGGATGCGCATCCCGAAGCAGGTGGTTTGGGGGTAAGAATGATCGACGGTGCCGGCAAGTTCTTACCGGAATCCAAGCGTGGTTTTCCTTCACCTTGGGTGGCTTTCGCCAAAACGTTTGGACTAGCGAGGGTTTTTCCTTCCTCTCCGCACTTCAATCACTATCATCTGGGCTATCTCTCCGAACATGAGACGCACGAAATTGAAGTGCTTTCGGGAGCTTTTATGTTTATGCGGCGTAGTGCCTTGGATAAAGTTGGCTTGCTCGACGAGGCCTTCTTTATGTACGGGGAAGACATTGATTTATCTTACCGGATTGTACAAGGAGGCTACAAGAATTATTATCTCCCTACGACCACGATCATCCATTACAAAGGGGAGAGCACCAAAAAAGGGAGCCTCAATTACGTCAAGGCTTTTTACCAGGCGATGATCATCTTTGCCCGTAAGCATTTTCAGGGAGGTCAGGCTCGCTTGTTTGTGGCCATGTTGCAAGGTGCGATCTACCTGCGGGCCGGTATGACTTTAATGAGCAATGCCATTCGCAAAATATATCTCCCTCTGTTAGAGGGCATCCTGATTTATCTGGGCTTGATCTTTTTGCAAAATTTCTGGGCCAATTACCACTTTCAAGATCCCGATTACTATGAGCCTGCCGTACGTTATGTCAACTTTCCGCTCTATGTATTCATCTGGTTGGGAAGCAACTTCTTTGCGGGCGCTTACGACGAGCCTTTTCGGCTAAGGCGCTTGTTGCGAGGTTTAGTGACCGGCACTTTGGTACTGGCGGCTACTTACGGTTTTTTGGAGCAAGAATACAGGAGTTCCCGGGCACTCATCCTACTGGGAGCGGTTTGGGCATTTGGGGCAACTTTGATGACCCGGATGGTACTGTATTTTTTGCGCTACAAATCGCTGGCAATAGGTCAGGAACAACAACGGCGTCTGGTTCTCATTGGTAGTGAAGAGGAGGCCGCTCGTGCGCTTCAGTTACTCCAGCAGGCCAATGTGCGTACCAATCTGGTAGGGCGTGTAGCCCCTGAAACAAAAGAAGCAGGTACCCTGGGCATCCTTCATCAATTGGATGAGATTGTCAGAATATATCGTATCGAAGAGTTGATCTTCTGTTCGCGTGATCTACCTGCCCAGTCCATCATGAAGTGGATGAGTACGCTAGGTCCCAAAATGCTCTACAAAATCCTACCCGAAGACAGCCTGAGTATTATCGGCAGCCACTCCAAAAACCATAGCGGAGAGCTCTATACCATTGATGTACAGTTTGCGATTGCACAACCATTGCTTCGTCGCAACAAGCGGCTATTCGATGTGGGCATGAGTTTATTCCTTTTGCTGTTTTTCCCCTTAGTTTCACTACTCGTGAAAAAACCACTGGGGCTCCTTCAGAACATCTCTAAGGTCATGATTGGTCGCCTTAGCTGGGTCGGCTACGCTGATGCAACCAGCAGCAAGGAATTACTCCCAAAAATAAAACCAGGCGTCTTAAACCCCGTCTTGCCCCTGAATATCCGTCAGCCCGATGAGGCCACCGTCCACCGCCTGAACCTCCTCTACGCCAAAGATTACCAGCTCTGGATGGATCTGGATATTGTTTGGAAGGGGAGGGGGGAGTTGGGGAGGTAA